In Polyangiaceae bacterium, the genomic window ACGTGGTGGAAGTAGTCGTAGCCGGCCAGGCTGCCGAAGCCGAACATGCCGGGCACGAAGTAGACGCGGTGGGTCTTCATCCCGCGGGGAGAGTACTCCGGGCGAGCGCATCGAGCGCCTCGAAATCCGCCTCCGCGCTGCCGTGGGCCGGGGACAGCGGGAACCCGAGGAGCGTCTCGCCACCCCGGCGAATCACATGGGAGGAGTCCACGGCGCCATGAGCGGAGCCCGCTCGGTGCAGCGCCGCGAGCGCGTCGCCGAGCTCGCGGCGCTCCTGCGGGTCGAGCAGGGTAACGCGCTCCCCGCTCACGACCTCCACCCAGACGGCGCTCTTATCCGGCTGCACGCAGAGGACGCTGGCGAGCGCTCGGTGGTCGGCGCGCGCGAAGGCGCGGGCGCGCTCTGCGGCGGCGCTCGCCAGCTGGAGCACGTAGACGTCGCGCTCGAGCCAGCTGTCGCGGTAACGCACGCCGTCGATCAGGGTGAGCCTGCCGCGGGCGCTCGCGGCGGGGTGCGACACCGGCGCGACGCTCGCGGGCCGGCGCGGCGGCTTGGTCCGCGGCCAGCTCGACGCGGCGAGCAGGTCGCGCGCCTCGAGCGCGCTCTCGGGTCGCGCGGGCTCGGGGCCGATCAGGCGCCGCACCAAGTCCCGCTGAGCGTCGCCGAGCTCGTCCGAGAGGAAGTCGCGGTCTTCTGCCGGCGGGGCGTCGGTCAGCGCGTGCCAGAGCAGCGCCCCCACGCCGTAGACGTCGCTTCGGGCATTGGCCGGCGCGCCCGCGCGCTGCTCCGGCGCCATGTAGGCCAGCGTGCCGATCACGCCGCTGGTGACCGTGGCGGCGGCGTCGGCGACGTGGGCCGTGCCGAAGTCCGCGAGGTACGCGGCGCCGGCGGCGTCGAACAGCACGTTGGCCGGTTTGATGTCGCGGTGCAGGATGCCACGGCGGTGGGCCTCCGAGAGCGCGCCGAGCACGGCGACGGCGATCTCGACGGCGCGCGCCGGCGAGATCGTGTCCTGCTCGAGCAGATCCGCGAGGGAGCCGCCGGCCATCCACTCCAGCACCACCGCCGGGCCCTCGGGGACGTAGCCGCGGAGCGGTACGATGGCGGGGTGGCGCAGCTTGCCGAGCGCGACGGCCTCGCGCTCGAAGCGCACCAACGCGTCGCGACCCGCGTCGCGCAGGGACGCGGCGGAGAAGAGCTTGACGGCCACCTCGCCGCCGGCGACCAGATCCAGAGCCCGCAGTACTCGCGCGGTCGGAGTGCGGGCGACGTCCGCGACCACGCGGTAGCGCCCGAACAGCACCGACTCACCGGGCTCGGTGGCGGGCGAGCTCTGGGCCCGTGCCTGCGCCTGCGCGCCGAGCGCTCCAAGCTCGGGTCCGAGCTCGGCGACTGCGTCGGTGAGGCCCAACGCGGAGAGCGCGCGAGAGAGCAGCGGCAGCGCTCGTGCGCGCTCCGGCGCGCTCTTCGGGATCCTCTGGAGCACACGCACCGCGGCGTCGTGTCGCGCGTGCTCCAGGTAGAGCTCCCCGAGCATCAAGTGCGCTTCGAACCCCGCCGTCTCGTCCTCAGCCGCCTGCTCCAGGCAGCGCGCCGCCCGGCGCGGGTCGGAGGCCGCGCGGTGCGAGCGCGCCGCGTCGAGCCAGGCCCCGACGCGCTCGAAGGCGCCGGCCGCGGCGCCCGGGTCGCCGAGCGCGAGCCAGAGCCGCGCCGCGCTGGCGAAGCGCCCTTGGTCGGACAGCTGCGCGGCGAGCAAGGCCGCCTCGTGTGGGGTCTTCGCGAGCTCGCTGCTGGCTCGGGCTTCGAGCTCGGGGGACGCCGCCCGGACGGCGAGCGTCATCGCTCGGCGGGCGTCGCCCGCGGCGAGGGCAGCGAGCGCCGCGCGATCGTAGCGGCAGGCCCGCTCCCAGAGCCGCGCCGCCTCGGCGTGCGCGGCGCTCGACTCCGCCAGCTCAGCCGCCTCTTCCAGCCGGTCGCTCCGTTCGAGCTCGGCGACGGTCTTCATCGAACGCCGGGTCGTGGGCTCTTCCGCGCGACCTTCTTCGCGGGCTTCTTCTGCTTGACGGGGCGGCTGCGCTCTCCCGGGCCGCTCGAGTCTACCCAGTAGTGGGGGCTCTCGCGCACGTCCACGTGCACGAAGCCGCTCCTCGGATAGAGCCCGACGCCCGTGTTGCCGAGCGAGCGCGCGTAGGCCGCCAGCTTCGCGTCGTCCACGCCGGGGAGCACGATGTCGGCGGCGCGCCCGCGCGCGTGCTGCGAAGCGCCGCCGGCGCGATACGCGCTGACCACCCGCACGCAAGGTGCGTCGAAGTGCCGTTGCAGCCGGTAGAGCAGATCGAGCAGCTCGGCATCGGCGGCGCGGTCGCCGCCGCGGTGTGTGTCCCGGAGCACGCTCGTCGCGCGCGCGCGCTCCGCTTCGCTGAACCCGCCGCCGTCGCCCAGTGCCTCGAGCTCGACTCGCTCCTTGGTGTTGATGTTCTCCAGCACGAGCTTCGGGCGCCCCTGCGCGTCCAGCGGAGCGCGCGCGGCGTCGTCCTTCGCGTGCCAGCGGAGCACGTGGGCGCGGTAGGCCGCGCCGGTGGCGCGTCGCGCGGTCGGGCGAGCCTTGGGCTTGGCCTCGGCCTCGACGGCGAAGGCGACGAGGCTCGCGCACAGCGCGAGCAGGATCGACGAGCGCGCTGCCGGGCCGATCCGCATGGGGCGGGCTCAGGGCTTGAAGGTCACGCTGGCGCCGAGCTCGAACTGGAACCAGAGCTCGCCGAAATCGACGCCAGGGGCGCGGAAGCTGGCGGTCCGGATGCGCGAGAGCGAGAAGCGGCCGGCGCCCGAGTGGACGAGCTTGCCCGCCGGAATGGTGCCGGTGCCCATGTCGTCGCGGAAGGCGCAGGCGACGACGCCGTCCTGGGTGGCGAGCTCGGCGACCACGATGTCGCCGCTCGCGCCCACGCCCCAGGTCACGTCGATGGGCGCACCGGTCCCGAGCTCCTTGACCTCGGCGAGGGCGACGCCGCCGACCGCCACGCTGTCGAGCTCGACCGGAGCCTCACGGGTGATGTTGAGGGCGGGCATGGAAGGACCGCCGACCGTGCGGACGGAGTACGAGCTCGCGGCAGGGAAGGCGGAGGCCGAGCGATCTCGCGAGGCGTAGAGCACGCCGGCGATCTGCTCGGTGACGGTGGGGAAAGCGTGAGGGGCCAGGGTCGTCTCGCTGCCGGGTGCGCCGACCCACACGTCGCCGGCCTCGAGCAGCTCGACGCGACCGACGCCCGAGAGCGGCGGCGCCGCGTCGGGGCCGAGGCTCTTCTCTCGGCACTGTCCGAGCGCCGGCATCGCGGCGCGCAGCCCGAGCAGCTCGTACAGCGGTCGCGAATCGACGTCCGCCGGCACGCGCACGAAGCCGGCGAGCACGTCGGCCCGCGCCGCGCTGCCGTCGGCGGCGACGGAGCGCTGCACGGTGACGAGCGCGTGGGCGCTCGAGGCGGTATCCGCGTCCGTGCTGTAGCTCTCGAGCTCGGCGGAACAACCCAGCGAGAGCGCGCCCAACAGCGCGAATACACTTGACCGACCGGCGACCGGGTTCACGCTCGCTATCCTAGGCCCTGGGCCGGGGCCGGGCAACGGCCCCCGGAGCAAATGGGCGATATGTCGGAGATTTCCCCGGTTCACTTCCATAGGTTCAAGATCACCGCCGCCCCGGGGGCGAGCGTCACTCCGTCCAGCTTGGCGCTGTGGCGGGCGCGTCCGCCCGTCGCGCCGGTGAGCTGAATCGAGCCGTTGCCGGACTGGTAGCCGGCGTCGAGCTCGACGGCGACGGTGACCGGGTGGATGGAGACACCGAAGCCGAGCACGCCGAGCGCGAACCAGCGCTCGGCCTCGAACGGCGCCTCGTCCGCCTGCGTCGGATCGGTGTCGATGCGGATCACCGCGGTGCCGCGCAGCCGCTCGTAGCCGCCCCGTCCGCCCACCCAAACCTGGAACAAACTGGCGGTGCTGCGCCAGCCGACCAGGAGCGGAACGTCGAAGCCGAAGCCGGAGACGCCGCCGACGTCGAGACCGGGGACTTGCTCGTCGCTGCCGCCTCGGGCCTCGGTCGGAGGATCGCTGCCGGGCCGCGCCAGGACGCCGCTCGCGCCCAGGCCCGCGCTCGCGGCGAGGCTGTCGTTTGCGAGAGCGTAGCGTCCGTCGATGCGCACCGCGCGCCCGCTGTAGGTCATGCCCGCCTCCGCCGAGTAGCCGAGGCCTGCGCGCGCTCCCACCCACGGCGCGAGCCCGGGTGCGAGCAGGCTGTGCGCCAGCGCCCCGCCCACGTACCGGTCCCGCTCCGCGTCGGAGTCCACGGCGCCGTCGCTCATCGCGGCCCGCGCGTCGGCGATGCGCGAGTCCGCGTCGCCGGTCACGAACTGGGAGCTCACGCCCGCTCCCATCGCCACGTGCTCCTCGGGCAGCGGGTGCGCGGGGTGGAGCAGCGGCGCGCCGCCGCCGCATCCGGCGCCAAAGAGCGCGCTCATCACCACGGTCAGCCGCCTCATCCTCATCTCACTTTCGGAAGCGCGACGGCACCTCGCCGCGCTGGGCGCGAGCTTGGAGATCCGGGTCGTTCGGGTGCAGGCGGAGCGCACGCTCGAGCAGCACCGGCTCGGTCTCCACCCGGAGCGGATCCGGCAGGCAACACTTCACCGGGCAAACCGCCTGACAGGCCTCGTGGTCGAAGTAGCCGACGCACTCGGTGCAGCGCTCCGGGTCGATCTCGTAGATCTCGTCGCCCTGGCTGATGGCGTCGTTCGGGCAGTCGGGCTCGCACGCGCCGCAGTTGATGCAGTCGATCGTGATGTGTGTGGCCATGCCGCGGGCGCGCCCATGCTGCTCATAGAGCGCTTTTCCGCCCGATGGAACCCGAGGTGCCGCGGGGCCCGGGGGCAAACGGCGTTTCGTCGTGACTTTTCCGGTGAGGTCGCTAGAGTCCGCCCGCTCAGATGGCGCGTCCCGACCTCGATCGCTG contains:
- a CDS encoding protein kinase, with the protein product MKTVAELERSDRLEEAAELAESSAAHAEAARLWERACRYDRAALAALAAGDARRAMTLAVRAASPELEARASSELAKTPHEAALLAAQLSDQGRFASAARLWLALGDPGAAAGAFERVGAWLDAARSHRAASDPRRAARCLEQAAEDETAGFEAHLMLGELYLEHARHDAAVRVLQRIPKSAPERARALPLLSRALSALGLTDAVAELGPELGALGAQAQARAQSSPATEPGESVLFGRYRVVADVARTPTARVLRALDLVAGGEVAVKLFSAASLRDAGRDALVRFEREAVALGKLRHPAIVPLRGYVPEGPAVVLEWMAGGSLADLLEQDTISPARAVEIAVAVLGALSEAHRRGILHRDIKPANVLFDAAGAAYLADFGTAHVADAAATVTSGVIGTLAYMAPEQRAGAPANARSDVYGVGALLWHALTDAPPAEDRDFLSDELGDAQRDLVRRLIGPEPARPESALEARDLLAASSWPRTKPPRRPASVAPVSHPAASARGRLTLIDGVRYRDSWLERDVYVLQLASAAAERARAFARADHRALASVLCVQPDKSAVWVEVVSGERVTLLDPQERRELGDALAALHRAGSAHGAVDSSHVIRRGGETLLGFPLSPAHGSAEADFEALDALARSTLPAG
- a CDS encoding YcbK family protein, with protein sequence MRIGPAARSSILLALCASLVAFAVEAEAKPKARPTARRATGAAYRAHVLRWHAKDDAARAPLDAQGRPKLVLENINTKERVELEALGDGGGFSEAERARATSVLRDTHRGGDRAADAELLDLLYRLQRHFDAPCVRVVSAYRAGGASQHARGRAADIVLPGVDDAKLAAYARSLGNTGVGLYPRSGFVHVDVRESPHYWVDSSGPGERSRPVKQKKPAKKVARKSPRPGVR
- a CDS encoding YfhL family 4Fe-4S dicluster ferredoxin → MATHITIDCINCGACEPDCPNDAISQGDEIYEIDPERCTECVGYFDHEACQAVCPVKCCLPDPLRVETEPVLLERALRLHPNDPDLQARAQRGEVPSRFRK